Proteins co-encoded in one Streptococcus parauberis NCFD 2020 genomic window:
- a CDS encoding lysophospholipid acyltransferase family protein, whose translation MFYSYLRGLVVFLLWVVNGNTHYHNQEKILPADENYILVAPHRTFWDPVYMAFAARPKQFIFMAKKELFTNRLFAWWIKMCGAFPIDREHPGHDAIRYPVNVLKKKDKSLVMFPSGSRHSKDVKGGVAVIAKMAKVRIMPAAYAGPLTVKGLLNSERVDMNFGNPIDISDIKRMNDEGIAEVAQRIQAEFDRMDVEMVPYQPGKSLNPLTYLYRIPLALVLIIVLLLTMIFSYIASFVWDPDKHRK comes from the coding sequence GTGTTCTATTCATACTTACGTGGCTTAGTAGTCTTTTTATTGTGGGTTGTTAATGGCAATACTCACTACCATAATCAAGAAAAAATCTTACCAGCTGATGAAAATTATATTTTGGTAGCACCACACCGTACTTTTTGGGATCCAGTCTATATGGCTTTTGCTGCTCGACCAAAACAATTCATTTTTATGGCTAAGAAAGAATTATTTACCAATCGTTTATTTGCTTGGTGGATAAAAATGTGCGGTGCTTTCCCAATTGATAGGGAACACCCAGGTCATGATGCCATTCGATACCCAGTTAATGTTTTAAAAAAGAAAGACAAATCATTGGTCATGTTTCCAAGTGGTAGCCGTCATTCTAAAGATGTTAAAGGTGGTGTAGCTGTAATTGCCAAGATGGCCAAGGTTCGAATTATGCCAGCCGCCTATGCTGGTCCGCTAACAGTTAAAGGGTTACTTAATAGTGAGCGTGTTGATATGAATTTCGGAAATCCAATAGACATTTCAGATATCAAGCGGATGAACGATGAGGGCATTGCAGAAGTTGCTCAAAGGATTCAAGCAGAATTTGACCGCATGGATGTTGAGATGGTTCCTTATCAGCCTGGAAAATCGCTTAATCCACTAACATATCTCTATCGTATTCCATTAGCACTTGTTTTAATTATTGTTTTACTATTGACGATGATTTTCTCATATATAGCAAGCTTCGTTTGGGATCCTGATAAACATAGAAAATAA
- a CDS encoding tRNA1(Val) (adenine(37)-N6)-methyltransferase encodes MDKIELKDGERIDQLFSTDVKIIQNKDVFSYSIDSVLLSRFPIIPTRGLIVDLCSGNGAVGLFASTRTNAPIIEVELQDRLAEMAQRSIILNNLESQVKMVNDDLKNLLNYVPRSGVDLILCNPPYFKAKESSKKNLSEHYLLARHEITTNLEEICQISRHALKSNGRLAMVHRPDRFIEIIDALRSNGLAPKRIQFVYPKVGKEANILLIEAIKDGSIEGMKVLPPLIVHEDNGDYTDHIHKIYFGKPNKEKNDL; translated from the coding sequence ATGGATAAAATAGAACTAAAGGATGGAGAGCGCATCGATCAACTCTTCTCCACAGACGTAAAAATCATACAAAATAAAGATGTTTTCAGTTACTCAATTGATAGTGTACTCCTATCCAGATTTCCTATAATTCCAACAAGAGGATTAATTGTTGATTTATGTTCTGGAAATGGAGCAGTTGGCCTTTTTGCTAGTACAAGAACGAATGCACCAATTATTGAGGTTGAACTGCAGGATCGGTTAGCTGAAATGGCTCAACGGTCGATAATTCTAAATAACTTGGAAAGCCAGGTGAAAATGGTCAATGATGATTTAAAAAATCTATTGAATTATGTTCCTCGTTCAGGTGTCGATTTAATTCTCTGCAATCCACCCTATTTCAAAGCTAAAGAATCATCTAAAAAGAATCTTTCTGAGCATTATTTGCTAGCAAGACATGAAATTACTACTAATTTAGAAGAAATTTGCCAGATCAGTCGACATGCATTAAAGTCAAATGGTCGATTAGCAATGGTTCATCGACCTGACCGTTTCATTGAAATTATTGATGCCTTGAGAAGCAATGGTTTAGCTCCTAAACGCATTCAATTTGTTTACCCTAAAGTGGGCAAAGAAGCAAATATATTGTTAATTGAGGCAATTAAAGATGGTTCTATCGAAGGGATGAAGGTTCTTCCTCCCCTTATTGTCCATGAGGACAATGGCGACTACACTGATCACATCCATAAGATATATTTTGGAAAACCAAATAAGGAGAAAAATGATCTCTAA
- a CDS encoding GIY-YIG nuclease family protein → MISNEEIPKAYMYVLECADHTLYTGYTTDVEKRLITHNAGKGAKYTRARLPVTLLYVEEFASKQEAMSAEALFKKRKSRRQKLNYINEHKKIES, encoded by the coding sequence ATGATCTCTAACGAGGAAATCCCCAAAGCTTACATGTATGTTTTAGAATGTGCAGACCATACCTTGTACACTGGTTATACGACTGATGTTGAAAAAAGATTAATAACACATAATGCTGGTAAAGGGGCAAAATACACGCGTGCCCGTTTACCAGTAACGCTACTTTATGTGGAAGAATTTGCCAGTAAACAAGAAGCAATGTCTGCTGAAGCATTATTCAAAAAACGAAAGTCAAGACGACAAAAATTAAACTATATTAATGAACATAAAAAAATTGAGAGCTAA
- a CDS encoding DNA internalization-related competence protein ComEC/Rec2, with protein sequence MNKYLPIPVAQLALITIMMFYSINCRSHLAVLLFICLLILLINNYGKIVFVKVCLVLTFFAFYFLVNSHISAYKFKHQPKVIYHIRLIPDSININGDLLSFEGEENENRYQIFYQLKTKEEFLFYRNCSDYLDIETEIKLEHADGQRNFNGFNYQKHLKNHGIFRIGRLKDIKKMRISKVRNLFEHLVKWRRLAIVTCQQTYPDPMAHYMTGLLFGFLDKSFGQMTDIYSQLGIIHLFALSGMHVGFFFNNFRKVLIKISIPQEYFPGIELLFSIFYAAITGYSISVLRSLSQRNLSNLKVSKEDNIAFTVFILFVFSPNFLLTVGGVLSLAYAFVISILNNRYHHHKCRQFIFPLSIACAGLPFLTFYFSVYHPISILLTALFSLLFDQLILPLLTVVYFLTPILPLRTLNGIFESMEVVVRWLCEKFGHAWIIGKPNQIQLFLILALLVILYDFWNRKNVRYLLIFLLSLVWFSIAQPFKNEITIVDVGQGDSILIRDIFNKTILIDVGGVHKQQGKIEWQRRHNLSNAEKTLIPYLKSQGINKIDQLLLTHTDTDHVGDMEDVVKSINIKEILVSQGSLTNQEFVDRLYKMKRKVKVIKRGDVLPVMGSQLRVLYPFKKGDGKNNDSIVLYGKLLNKRFLFTGDLEADGEKEILGNYPDLKADILKAGHHGSKGSSIEEFIDQLSPQIALFSAGKNNIYKHPHQETISRFHRRKINTLRTDQNGAIRFKGLFKWTIECVNP encoded by the coding sequence TTGAATAAATACTTGCCGATTCCAGTTGCTCAGTTAGCTTTGATAACAATAATGATGTTTTACTCAATTAATTGTAGAAGTCATTTAGCAGTACTGCTTTTTATTTGTCTTTTAATATTACTAATCAACAATTATGGGAAAATAGTTTTTGTTAAAGTTTGTTTAGTTCTTACATTTTTTGCTTTCTACTTTCTTGTCAATTCTCACATTTCCGCCTACAAATTTAAGCATCAACCCAAAGTTATTTACCATATTCGGTTAATTCCTGATTCAATTAATATTAATGGAGACCTTTTATCTTTTGAAGGTGAAGAAAATGAAAATCGATATCAAATCTTTTATCAGCTGAAAACGAAAGAGGAATTCTTATTTTATCGCAATTGCAGTGATTATCTTGATATTGAAACGGAAATAAAATTAGAGCATGCTGATGGACAAAGAAATTTCAATGGATTTAACTATCAGAAGCACTTAAAAAATCATGGAATTTTTCGAATTGGTCGACTTAAAGATATTAAGAAAATGCGTATTTCAAAGGTCCGAAATCTATTTGAACACTTGGTGAAATGGCGAAGACTGGCTATTGTTACCTGTCAGCAGACTTATCCGGATCCAATGGCTCATTATATGACTGGCTTGCTATTCGGATTTTTAGATAAAAGTTTTGGACAGATGACAGATATATATAGTCAGCTAGGAATTATTCATCTCTTTGCCTTGTCAGGGATGCATGTTGGATTTTTCTTTAATAATTTTCGAAAAGTCTTAATCAAGATATCAATTCCACAAGAGTACTTCCCAGGAATTGAATTGCTCTTTTCAATTTTTTATGCTGCAATAACTGGCTATAGTATTTCTGTTTTAAGGAGTTTATCTCAAAGGAATCTAAGTAACTTAAAGGTTAGTAAGGAAGATAATATTGCATTTACAGTTTTTATACTTTTTGTCTTTTCTCCTAATTTTCTCTTAACTGTAGGAGGGGTACTGTCCTTAGCTTATGCATTTGTTATATCGATTTTGAACAATCGATATCATCATCACAAGTGTCGACAATTTATTTTCCCTCTTTCAATTGCATGTGCCGGTTTGCCATTCTTGACTTTTTACTTTTCGGTTTACCATCCAATATCTATTCTCTTAACCGCATTATTTTCCTTGCTATTTGATCAGCTCATTTTGCCGCTTTTAACAGTTGTTTATTTTTTGACTCCTATTTTACCTTTACGTACCTTGAACGGCATTTTTGAATCGATGGAAGTGGTTGTTCGCTGGTTATGTGAAAAATTTGGTCATGCATGGATTATTGGAAAACCAAATCAAATTCAACTTTTCCTAATTTTGGCTTTGCTAGTTATTTTATATGATTTTTGGAATAGGAAAAATGTGAGGTATCTCCTTATTTTTCTTCTTAGTCTTGTTTGGTTTTCAATTGCTCAGCCATTCAAAAATGAAATTACAATTGTTGATGTCGGACAAGGGGATAGTATATTGATTAGGGATATCTTTAACAAAACTATCTTAATTGACGTTGGAGGAGTCCATAAACAACAAGGAAAAATAGAATGGCAAAGAAGACATAATCTTTCTAATGCGGAGAAAACATTAATTCCATATTTGAAAAGTCAGGGTATTAACAAGATCGATCAACTATTACTAACGCATACGGATACAGACCATGTTGGTGATATGGAGGATGTTGTGAAATCAATTAATATTAAGGAAATATTGGTTAGTCAAGGTAGTTTAACGAATCAAGAGTTTGTAGACAGGCTATATAAGATGAAAAGAAAAGTGAAAGTGATTAAAAGAGGAGATGTTTTACCTGTTATGGGGAGTCAGCTTAGGGTTCTCTATCCTTTTAAAAAAGGGGATGGGAAAAATAATGATTCCATCGTATTGTATGGAAAATTGTTGAATAAGCGATTTTTATTTACTGGAGATTTAGAAGCTGATGGGGAAAAAGAAATATTGGGAAATTATCCCGATTTGAAAGCTGATATTTTGAAAGCTGGTCATCATGGGTCGAAGGGATCGTCTATTGAAGAATTCATTGATCAACTTTCACCACAAATAGCTTTATTTTCAGCTGGGAAAAACAATATTTATAAGCATCCACATCAAGAAACCATAAGTCGTTTTCATCGACGGAAAATTAATACATTACGGACTGACCAAAATGGAGCAATTCGATTTAAAGGTTTATTTAAGTGGACAATCGAATGCGTTAATCCTTAA
- a CDS encoding helix-hairpin-helix domain-containing protein, translating into MKEILTDIKQWYVNHYILGRIIAIIVCICLLFSLSLFVFGNSTADKQKEEDMIELRKEIIEVKEDKEQSQAESKSTDTSNQIMVDLKGAVKQEGVYKLPADSRVTDLVKMAGGLTQDADRQAINLAQKLSDASVIYIARLGENKSVLPSSTVQAADAPSDDEKININSATSDQLTKIPGIGEKRAHEIIEARDKMGGFKSLEDLTKISGIGKKTLEKMKDNLSIE; encoded by the coding sequence ATGAAAGAAATTCTAACAGATATAAAACAGTGGTATGTTAATCACTATATTCTAGGCAGAATCATCGCAATTATTGTTTGTATTTGTCTTCTTTTTTCTCTATCTCTTTTTGTTTTTGGGAATAGCACAGCCGATAAACAAAAAGAAGAAGACATGATTGAATTAAGAAAAGAAATTATAGAAGTTAAAGAAGACAAGGAGCAGAGCCAAGCAGAATCAAAGTCGACTGATACAAGTAACCAAATTATGGTTGATTTGAAAGGGGCTGTTAAGCAAGAGGGGGTCTATAAGTTACCAGCAGATAGTCGAGTGACTGATTTGGTCAAAATGGCCGGTGGGCTGACTCAAGATGCTGACAGGCAAGCCATCAATCTCGCTCAAAAATTATCCGATGCATCTGTTATTTATATTGCTAGATTGGGTGAGAATAAATCAGTTTTACCCTCATCGACAGTCCAAGCTGCAGACGCACCTAGTGATGATGAAAAGATTAATATAAATAGTGCGACAAGTGATCAACTAACTAAAATTCCAGGGATTGGCGAAAAACGAGCGCATGAAATTATCGAAGCTAGAGATAAAATGGGTGGCTTCAAAAGTCTGGAAGATTTAACCAAAATTTCTGGCATTGGTAAGAAAACACTTGAAAAAATGAAAGATAATTTAAGTATTGAATAA